In the genome of Paenibacillus sp. FSL R5-0766, one region contains:
- the cyoD gene encoding cytochrome o ubiquinol oxidase subunit IV, which translates to MSEHNSHDSHGHEQHGSLKSYVIGFILSVVLTIIPLVVVLNDMMERTGTLIVVLGTAALQFVVQLFFFMHIRETEKPRWNVMALIFGLLIMMTIVIGSIWIMLNNAVAH; encoded by the coding sequence ATGTCAGAGCACAACTCACATGATTCCCACGGTCATGAGCAACATGGTTCACTGAAGTCTTATGTCATCGGCTTCATTCTGTCCGTCGTTCTGACAATCATTCCACTTGTGGTGGTTCTCAATGATATGATGGAAAGAACAGGAACACTCATTGTTGTTCTTGGCACGGCAGCACTTCAGTTTGTGGTTCAACTCTTCTTCTTCATGCATATCCGTGAAACAGAGAAACCACGCTGGAATGTCATGGCCCTTATTTTCGGTTTACTGATTATGATGACCATCGTAATTGGTTCGATCTGGATCATGCTTAACAATGCTGTTGCACATTAA
- the cyoC gene encoding cytochrome o ubiquinol oxidase subunit III, whose translation MAQAAAKHGENHAHGHDHGHHDPQEMKILGFWFFLISDVILFSVLFATFIVLRDNTAGGPILSELIKMPGVIAETFILLTSSFTSGLAVLAMNQGKVKQLISWLAVTAVLGASFIALEVYEFIELIHEGFSFTTSAASGAFFTLVGTHGLHVSLGLIWMIGLMLQLKKRGITDVTRGKINVISLYWHFLDVVWIFLLSIVYLMGVM comes from the coding sequence ATGGCTCAAGCAGCCGCTAAGCACGGTGAGAATCATGCACATGGTCACGACCATGGACATCATGATCCACAGGAAATGAAAATTCTCGGATTCTGGTTCTTCCTGATTTCCGACGTTATCCTGTTCTCCGTATTGTTCGCAACCTTCATTGTGTTGCGTGACAATACGGCGGGCGGACCGATTTTGTCTGAATTGATCAAAATGCCTGGTGTTATTGCCGAAACGTTTATCTTGCTCACAAGTTCATTCACGAGCGGACTAGCCGTACTGGCGATGAATCAAGGCAAAGTAAAACAATTAATCAGTTGGTTGGCTGTTACAGCCGTTCTGGGTGCAAGCTTTATCGCACTGGAAGTATATGAGTTTATTGAGTTGATTCACGAAGGGTTCAGCTTTACAACGAGTGCTGCTTCTGGCGCATTCTTCACCCTTGTAGGAACTCACGGACTTCACGTATCGCTCGGTCTGATCTGGATGATTGGACTTATGTTACAACTGAAAAAACGTGGTATTACCGATGTTACTCGCGGTAAAATTAACGTCATCAGCTTGTACTGGCACTTCTTGGACGTCGTATGGATTTTCCTCCTGTCGATCGTCTATCTCATGGGGGTGATGTAG
- a CDS encoding cbb3-type cytochrome c oxidase subunit I: MLEGLKEFASEFFVTGDPLIYGAMVAIGITMITIVAVLTYFKKWGWLWRNWLTTVDHKKIGIMYIIASIIMLFRGGVDALMMRLQLAMPNNEFLNPEHYNQVFTTHGTIMILFMAMPFMFGLFNVIVPLQIGARDVAFPFLNALSFWLFFLGAMLFNLSFVIGGSPDAGWLSYPPLSELSHSPGVGQNFYIWGIQISGIGSLATGINFLVTIIKMRAPGMRWMKMPMFTWSVFSTCIIILFAFPILTVTLALLFLDRFAGAHFFTLDLGGNPMMYINLIWMWGHPEVYIVVLPAFGVFSEIVSTFSRKKLFGYKSMVFAMLIISFLSFFTWAHHFFTMGSGADVNAFFAVTTMLIAIPTGVKIFNWLFTMYRGRIRMATPMMWTLAFIPCFIVGGMTGVLLSVAPADFQFHNSYFLIAHFHQVLIGGVVFGYFAGLYYWWPKMFGFQLEEKLGKWAFWTWNIGFYVCFMPQYAVGLMGMTRRLSTYGWDTGWWELNFVSTIGAFLMGVGFLFQVAQIADGIRKYKSLKAPADPWDGRTLEWSIPSPAPEYNFAVTPRGDDIDEWWEEKERRAKGIYPPEQPLEPIHMPKNSGIPFIMSVFWFIAGFGFVFGWLWMAILGLAGVGICMIARSFSYDTDYYIPVDEIKRTEASLRGSV; the protein is encoded by the coding sequence ATGTTAGAGGGACTTAAAGAGTTTGCATCGGAGTTTTTCGTAACCGGTGATCCGCTCATTTATGGTGCGATGGTAGCTATCGGAATTACCATGATTACTATTGTAGCGGTACTAACTTATTTTAAAAAATGGGGCTGGCTCTGGCGTAACTGGTTAACTACCGTCGATCATAAAAAGATCGGTATCATGTATATCATCGCTTCCATTATCATGTTATTCCGTGGTGGTGTGGATGCGCTAATGATGCGCCTTCAGCTGGCTATGCCTAACAATGAATTTCTAAATCCTGAGCATTATAATCAGGTCTTCACAACTCACGGTACGATCATGATCTTATTCATGGCGATGCCATTTATGTTTGGTCTATTTAACGTTATCGTGCCATTACAGATCGGAGCAAGGGACGTTGCGTTCCCGTTCCTGAATGCACTGAGCTTCTGGTTATTCTTCCTGGGAGCAATGCTGTTTAACCTGTCATTCGTTATTGGTGGTTCACCGGATGCAGGATGGCTAAGTTATCCGCCTCTATCGGAGCTGTCACACAGTCCAGGGGTAGGACAGAACTTCTATATATGGGGTATACAGATATCGGGTATCGGTTCCTTGGCTACCGGTATTAACTTCCTGGTTACCATCATTAAAATGCGTGCGCCAGGCATGAGATGGATGAAAATGCCGATGTTCACATGGTCGGTATTCTCCACTTGTATCATTATCTTGTTTGCTTTCCCGATCTTGACCGTGACACTTGCATTGTTATTCCTCGACAGGTTTGCCGGGGCGCATTTCTTCACACTTGATCTGGGCGGTAACCCAATGATGTATATCAACTTGATCTGGATGTGGGGTCACCCTGAGGTATACATTGTCGTCTTGCCGGCATTCGGTGTGTTCTCCGAGATTGTAAGTACCTTCTCTCGGAAAAAACTGTTTGGCTACAAGTCGATGGTATTCGCAATGTTGATCATCAGCTTCCTGTCCTTCTTCACATGGGCGCATCACTTCTTCACGATGGGTTCCGGAGCAGACGTGAATGCATTCTTCGCCGTAACTACGATGTTGATTGCTATTCCAACAGGGGTTAAGATATTCAACTGGCTGTTTACCATGTATCGAGGAAGGATTCGCATGGCGACTCCGATGATGTGGACACTTGCCTTTATCCCGTGCTTTATTGTCGGGGGGATGACAGGCGTTCTGTTATCCGTTGCTCCTGCTGACTTCCAGTTCCACAACAGTTACTTCCTGATTGCCCACTTCCACCAAGTATTGATCGGTGGTGTTGTCTTCGGATACTTCGCAGGTCTGTACTACTGGTGGCCTAAAATGTTCGGTTTCCAACTCGAAGAGAAACTGGGCAAATGGGCATTCTGGACTTGGAATATTGGTTTCTATGTCTGCTTCATGCCGCAGTACGCTGTCGGCTTGATGGGTATGACACGTCGTCTGAGCACTTACGGCTGGGATACTGGCTGGTGGGAATTGAACTTCGTATCCACAATCGGGGCATTCCTGATGGGTGTCGGATTCCTGTTCCAAGTTGCGCAAATCGCAGACGGTATTCGCAAATACAAATCACTCAAAGCTCCTGCCGATCCATGGGATGGCCGTACGCTGGAGTGGTCAATTCCTTCACCAGCTCCTGAATACAACTTCGCCGTTACACCGCGCGGAGATGATATTGATGAGTGGTGGGAAGAGAAAGAACGTCGTGCCAAAGGCATCTATCCGCCAGAGCAACCGCTTGAGCCGATTCATATGCCGAAGAACTCTGGAATTCCGTTCATCATGTCTGTCTTCTGGTTCATTGCCGGTTTCGGCTTTGTCTTCGGATGGCTGTGGATGGCAATTCTCGGACTGGCTGGCGTAGGGATCTGTATGATCGCCCGTTCATTCTCATACGATACGGATTATTATATTCCGGTCGACGAAATTAAGCGTACCGAAGCGTCGTTAAGGGGGTCGGTATAG
- the cyoA gene encoding ubiquinol oxidase subunit II produces the protein MNKKPRSLTRIIIPVVLTLVTIALIVWPMLAGGQYVVLDPKGPIGASQRDLIVISTILCAVIIVPVLILSAVIVWRYRDKPDNKAAYEPNWSHSTKAEAIWWTVPIIIIGILAIVTIRYTYDLEPSKPLAHEKAPITIQVSSLDWKWLFMYPEQGIATVNTLNIPADRPVKFELTADSPMNSFWIPQLGGQIYTMSGMAMTLYLQADHEGKYWGSGANFTGEHFGEMRFDVNATSDEDFDKWVAEVKQSSQELTTEGYKALAEPGTSNVAYYSAFPEGLFQNIVTKYVVDGQSAHSKHGTSSEASGAIQNAIDTSNKDEDKSAN, from the coding sequence ATGAACAAGAAACCTAGGTCGCTAACCCGGATTATCATTCCGGTTGTCCTGACGTTGGTTACAATTGCATTGATTGTCTGGCCAATGCTGGCAGGCGGGCAGTACGTTGTTCTGGATCCGAAGGGACCAATTGGCGCTTCGCAGAGAGATTTGATTGTCATCTCGACAATTTTGTGTGCTGTCATCATTGTGCCAGTACTCATTTTGTCTGCCGTAATTGTATGGCGTTACCGCGATAAGCCGGATAACAAAGCTGCTTATGAACCTAACTGGTCTCATAGTACGAAGGCGGAGGCAATCTGGTGGACGGTTCCAATTATTATTATTGGAATACTGGCAATTGTAACGATTCGTTACACGTATGATCTGGAGCCTTCGAAGCCGTTGGCTCACGAAAAAGCACCAATTACCATCCAAGTGTCTTCACTGGACTGGAAATGGTTGTTTATGTATCCTGAGCAAGGGATTGCAACGGTCAATACGCTGAATATTCCGGCAGATCGGCCCGTGAAGTTTGAACTCACTGCGGATTCACCGATGAACTCATTCTGGATTCCGCAACTTGGAGGACAGATTTATACGATGTCGGGTATGGCAATGACCTTGTATCTGCAGGCAGATCATGAAGGCAAGTACTGGGGTTCAGGCGCTAACTTCACAGGTGAGCATTTTGGAGAAATGCGTTTTGATGTGAATGCTACATCGGACGAAGATTTTGACAAATGGGTAGCTGAAGTGAAACAAAGTTCCCAAGAATTGACCACAGAAGGTTACAAAGCACTGGCTGAGCCAGGAACAAGCAATGTTGCTTATTATTCTGCCTTCCCAGAAGGATTGTTCCAAAATATTGTGACCAAGTATGTAGTAGATGGTCAAAGTGCTCACAGTAAGCATGGGACTTCAAGTGAAGCTTCTGGAGCCATTCAAAATGCAATTGATACGTCCAATAAAGACGAGGACAAGAGTGCTAACTAA
- a CDS encoding GH1 family beta-glucosidase — MTIFKFPQDFRWGTATASYQIEGAAQEGGRGVSIWDTFARTPGKVYNGDNGDVACDSYHRYEEDIELMKKLGINTYRFSIAWPRIIPDGDGEINREGLDFYHRFVDALIEAGIEPFLTLYHWDLPQTLEDDGGWGNRRTVDAFVKYAEVIFKEFSGKINFWLTFNEPWCIAFLSNLLGIHAPGNKDLQTSINVAHGLLVAHGKAVQSFRRLGTTGQIGIAPNVCWAEPYSKSAEDQAACDRSIALNTDWFLDPIYKGSYPQFMVDWFAEAGATVPIQEGDMEIISQPIDLLGINYYTMGINRFNPEAGALQSEEVDMGLTKTDIGWPVESRGLYEFMHYLQKYGNVDVYITENGACINDDLENGKINDDRRISYYEQHLAQIHRIINDGINLKGYMAWSLMDNFEWAEGYRMRFGLVHVDYRSLVRTPKESYYWYQNVIKNNWLETRNEHNPQ, encoded by the coding sequence ATGACCATTTTTAAATTTCCGCAAGATTTCCGCTGGGGTACAGCAACAGCTTCCTATCAAATAGAAGGAGCGGCACAGGAAGGTGGACGCGGGGTATCCATCTGGGATACGTTTGCGCGCACACCTGGTAAGGTATATAACGGAGACAATGGGGATGTCGCATGTGACAGTTACCACCGTTACGAGGAAGACATCGAACTGATGAAGAAACTCGGGATTAATACGTACCGGTTCTCCATTGCCTGGCCACGCATTATTCCTGACGGAGATGGGGAGATCAATCGGGAAGGTCTGGACTTCTACCATCGCTTCGTGGATGCATTGATCGAGGCTGGAATTGAACCGTTCCTCACACTCTATCACTGGGATCTTCCGCAAACGCTGGAGGATGACGGAGGCTGGGGCAACCGCAGAACTGTGGATGCTTTTGTGAAATATGCCGAAGTGATCTTCAAAGAATTCTCTGGCAAAATCAACTTCTGGCTTACATTCAACGAACCATGGTGCATCGCGTTCCTCTCAAACCTTCTGGGGATTCATGCGCCAGGAAACAAAGACCTGCAAACTTCTATTAATGTGGCACATGGATTACTGGTTGCTCATGGTAAAGCCGTTCAATCTTTCCGTCGCTTGGGAACAACCGGTCAGATTGGTATTGCTCCGAACGTGTGCTGGGCTGAGCCGTACAGCAAATCTGCCGAGGACCAAGCTGCGTGTGACCGATCAATTGCGCTTAATACCGATTGGTTCCTTGATCCAATCTACAAAGGTTCATATCCGCAGTTTATGGTGGATTGGTTTGCAGAAGCGGGGGCTACTGTGCCAATTCAGGAAGGTGATATGGAGATTATCTCGCAACCGATCGATCTGCTCGGCATTAACTATTACACGATGGGGATCAATCGCTTCAATCCGGAGGCAGGTGCTCTGCAATCGGAAGAAGTTGATATGGGCCTCACCAAAACCGATATTGGCTGGCCTGTGGAATCACGTGGTTTGTATGAATTTATGCATTACTTGCAAAAGTACGGCAATGTGGATGTATATATCACAGAGAATGGTGCCTGCATCAATGATGACCTGGAGAACGGAAAAATTAACGATGATCGCCGGATTTCATATTATGAGCAGCATTTGGCTCAAATTCACCGCATCATTAATGACGGCATTAACCTGAAAGGGTACATGGCATGGTCACTGATGGATAATTTCGAGTGGGCAGAAGGCTACCGTATGCGTTTTGGTCTTGTTCATGTGGACTATCGTTCTCTCGTGAGAACGCCGAAGGAGAGTTATTACTGGTATCAGAACGTCATCAAGAATAATTGGTTGGAGACACGGAACGAACATAATCCCCAATAG
- a CDS encoding glycoside hydrolase family 95 protein, with the protein MSQHNNQTKINRLWYRQPAKRWEEALPIGNGRLGGMVYGGAADERIQLNEDTLWSGFPRDTIQYSSQRYLKQTRELIMSGQYGEAEDLLNREMLGRDVEAYQPMGHFLLHHEGLDDLSYDAFERELDLESGIATTTYSLEGTQYVREVYSSASDDLMVCTLTADQKGAVSVSVTLDSPHPYRVETSGDALTMFSRCPSHVESNYFRDHPESVLYEEDRGTAYAVRVAFAASGDQVKVSNLEGKLHIQGADQVVFYLAAATSFESYDVLPVKDHLVLEEECKKMISKATTHGAEALRDRHIQDHSALFNRVSIDLGVSANAELPTDERLQAYQAGQQDPGLEALYFQYGRYLLMASSRPGSQPANLQGIWNHQVEPPWHSDYTININTEMNYWPAEVCNLSECHEPLFDMLTDLSDTGRRTARILYGARGWTAHHNVDIWRTTTPTGGDASWAFWPMGGVWLTSHLWEHYQFTGDQRFLEERAYPIMKEAALFCLDWLVEGPDGYLVTIPSTSPENKFLTDAGEARSISMASTMDMTLIRELFTRCIEAAKQLNLDESLASGWGEALDKLYPFRIGSEGQLLEWFKDFAESEPGHRHVSHLYGLYPGEQINRVHTPELVEAARVSLERRISQGGGHTGWSCAWLINLYARLLDSSQAHQFVRTLLARSTHPNLFDDHPPFQIDGNFGGTAGIAEMLLQSHLNELHLLPALPELWTQGRVEGLRARGGYTVAITWTDNKLASAIIKADRSESLTLRSAYPLRVEGHEQAKAELTPQGDYVIILTMTAGQTIRVSS; encoded by the coding sequence ATGTCCCAACACAATAACCAAACTAAAATCAATCGTCTATGGTATCGACAACCGGCAAAACGCTGGGAAGAAGCATTGCCCATCGGAAACGGCCGTCTTGGAGGCATGGTGTACGGTGGCGCAGCAGATGAACGAATTCAGCTCAATGAAGATACATTATGGTCAGGGTTTCCACGGGATACGATTCAATACAGCAGCCAGCGGTATTTGAAGCAGACGCGAGAGTTGATTATGTCTGGGCAGTATGGTGAAGCTGAGGATTTGTTGAACCGTGAAATGCTTGGTCGTGATGTAGAGGCCTACCAGCCGATGGGTCATTTTCTATTGCACCATGAGGGTCTGGATGATCTTTCGTATGATGCATTTGAACGGGAGCTTGATCTGGAATCGGGTATTGCTACCACAACCTACTCATTGGAAGGAACTCAATACGTACGTGAAGTGTATTCCAGTGCTTCGGATGATCTGATGGTCTGCACATTGACTGCTGATCAGAAGGGCGCTGTGAGTGTAAGTGTTACGCTAGACAGTCCCCATCCTTATCGCGTTGAGACTTCGGGAGATGCTCTAACCATGTTCAGTCGGTGCCCAAGTCATGTGGAGTCCAATTACTTCAGAGATCACCCGGAATCCGTCCTCTATGAAGAGGATCGGGGGACGGCTTATGCTGTCCGTGTAGCATTTGCGGCATCTGGCGATCAGGTGAAGGTCTCCAATCTGGAAGGCAAGTTACATATTCAGGGGGCTGATCAGGTTGTGTTTTATCTGGCAGCAGCTACGTCCTTTGAAAGTTATGATGTTTTGCCTGTGAAGGATCATCTTGTATTGGAAGAGGAATGCAAGAAGATGATCTCCAAAGCGACCACACATGGCGCGGAAGCGCTTCGTGACCGACATATTCAGGATCATAGCGCGTTGTTTAACAGAGTCTCTATTGATTTAGGGGTATCGGCTAACGCTGAATTACCTACAGATGAGCGGCTGCAGGCTTATCAGGCAGGGCAACAAGACCCTGGACTGGAGGCCCTTTATTTTCAATATGGAAGATATCTGTTAATGGCTAGTTCGCGTCCGGGCAGCCAGCCTGCCAATCTGCAGGGAATCTGGAACCATCAGGTAGAGCCGCCATGGCATAGTGATTACACAATCAATATCAACACAGAGATGAATTACTGGCCGGCAGAAGTCTGCAATCTCAGTGAATGTCATGAGCCGCTGTTTGATATGCTGACCGATCTCAGTGATACAGGACGCAGAACGGCGCGGATTCTGTATGGAGCTCGTGGATGGACTGCCCATCATAACGTGGATATCTGGAGAACCACCACGCCTACAGGTGGAGACGCGAGCTGGGCATTTTGGCCGATGGGTGGCGTATGGTTGACCTCGCATCTATGGGAGCATTACCAGTTTACCGGTGATCAGCGTTTTCTTGAGGAACGTGCGTATCCCATCATGAAAGAGGCGGCGCTGTTCTGTCTCGATTGGCTGGTGGAAGGGCCTGATGGTTATCTGGTTACGATTCCATCCACTTCACCAGAGAACAAGTTTCTCACAGATGCTGGGGAGGCACGCAGTATATCCATGGCTTCAACGATGGATATGACGTTAATTCGTGAACTGTTCACCCGCTGTATTGAGGCCGCGAAGCAATTGAATCTAGATGAGTCATTGGCGAGTGGGTGGGGTGAGGCTCTGGACAAACTCTATCCATTCCGAATTGGAAGCGAAGGACAATTGCTGGAGTGGTTTAAGGATTTTGCCGAATCCGAGCCAGGGCATCGTCACGTCTCCCATCTGTATGGGCTGTATCCGGGGGAGCAGATCAATCGAGTACACACACCGGAATTGGTAGAAGCAGCCCGGGTATCGCTTGAACGTCGAATCTCACAAGGTGGCGGGCATACAGGATGGAGCTGTGCATGGTTGATCAACCTGTATGCACGACTGCTGGATAGCAGCCAGGCACATCAGTTTGTGCGCACGTTGCTGGCCCGGTCCACACATCCAAATCTGTTTGATGACCATCCACCATTCCAGATCGATGGTAATTTTGGAGGCACGGCCGGGATCGCGGAGATGTTATTGCAGAGCCACTTGAACGAGTTGCATTTGTTGCCGGCACTACCCGAACTCTGGACTCAAGGTCGAGTTGAAGGGCTTCGTGCAAGAGGTGGTTATACGGTAGCCATAACGTGGACGGACAACAAGCTTGCGTCAGCGATTATTAAGGCAGATCGAAGTGAGTCGCTGACCCTTCGCAGTGCTTATCCGCTACGCGTGGAAGGACATGAACAAGCCAAGGCAGAGCTTACGCCTCAGGGCGATTATGTAATTATTTTAACCATGACCGCAGGACAGACGATCCGCGTGTCATCATGA
- a CDS encoding ABC transporter substrate-binding protein, which yields MKGNTPKTFAMLMLASAMLVTAGCGNSGTKETSESSGTEPITVTFFGADASPTWNKMQDAVGKKITEQTGVTIEAEYDVNDGGNQKIALMAASGDFPDMIYPKGNLSKLVDAGAMLDLTDLIEEHAPNLKKIYGEQMNRLKYSLEDQAIYTIPTNMGVDNVTFDATGGFEIQQRVLKELGYPEVKTLEDYENVLRAYYEKHPTIDGQPTIPLTLNADDWKIMITVTNPAFQATGAPDDGEYYIDPETYEAKLHYKRPEEREYFRWLNKMYNEGLLDKDAFVQKDDQYKSKIASGRVLGLIDQEWNYQEAENALKSSGKDDATYAHFSVSLNDEIVDHTFQPAGFDGYGIGITTSAKDPVRIIKFMDWLASDEGQVLRNWGIEGEHYNVEDGKRVIPDDVQDRKTNDNSNFSKETGIGMYNVFSARYGDGVKDSTDNYYTTNFPEQIVAGYTAAEKETLKAYGITTWKEFYPAEEDLPVKDWGAAYNMSVPSGTDYEVTFQKTQDIIRKRIPEAVLTTPANFDATYDALLADLDKAGAVEMEKQFTVWVKERVSLWTGKDVK from the coding sequence ATGAAAGGCAATACACCCAAGACGTTTGCAATGTTGATGCTCGCAAGTGCAATGTTGGTTACAGCTGGCTGCGGGAATTCGGGAACCAAAGAGACTTCGGAGTCCAGCGGAACCGAACCGATCACAGTTACATTCTTCGGGGCGGATGCTAGTCCGACCTGGAACAAGATGCAAGATGCTGTTGGTAAAAAGATTACGGAGCAAACAGGCGTTACCATTGAAGCAGAGTATGATGTAAACGATGGTGGTAACCAGAAGATTGCACTGATGGCTGCCAGTGGTGACTTTCCTGATATGATCTACCCTAAAGGTAACTTATCTAAGCTTGTGGATGCAGGCGCGATGCTGGATCTCACGGATCTGATTGAGGAGCATGCTCCCAATCTGAAAAAAATCTATGGGGAACAGATGAACCGCTTGAAATACAGTCTCGAAGATCAAGCGATCTATACCATTCCAACCAATATGGGTGTCGATAATGTTACGTTTGACGCTACAGGTGGATTCGAAATTCAGCAAAGAGTATTGAAAGAGCTTGGGTACCCTGAAGTGAAAACACTTGAGGATTACGAGAACGTACTCAGAGCCTATTATGAAAAACATCCAACGATTGATGGTCAACCAACCATTCCATTAACATTAAATGCAGATGACTGGAAGATCATGATCACGGTAACGAATCCAGCTTTCCAGGCAACAGGTGCACCGGATGATGGGGAATATTACATTGACCCTGAAACATATGAAGCAAAATTGCACTACAAACGTCCAGAGGAAAGAGAATATTTCCGCTGGTTGAATAAAATGTACAATGAAGGCCTACTGGACAAAGATGCATTTGTTCAAAAGGATGACCAATACAAGTCCAAAATTGCCAGTGGCCGTGTCCTCGGTCTGATTGACCAAGAGTGGAACTATCAAGAAGCGGAGAACGCGCTTAAATCATCGGGCAAGGATGATGCCACATACGCTCACTTCTCTGTATCACTTAACGATGAAATTGTGGATCACACGTTCCAACCAGCCGGATTTGACGGTTATGGCATCGGGATTACTACTTCGGCCAAAGATCCAGTGCGCATCATCAAATTCATGGATTGGCTTGCTTCCGATGAAGGACAAGTTCTGAGAAACTGGGGTATCGAAGGTGAACATTACAACGTAGAAGATGGTAAACGCGTGATTCCAGATGACGTTCAGGACCGCAAAACGAATGACAACTCCAATTTCAGTAAGGAAACAGGAATTGGGATGTACAACGTATTTAGCGCCAGATACGGTGATGGTGTAAAAGATTCTACGGATAACTACTACACAACAAACTTCCCTGAGCAGATTGTAGCTGGTTACACCGCTGCAGAGAAAGAAACGCTGAAAGCTTATGGTATCACGACATGGAAAGAGTTCTATCCTGCTGAAGAAGATCTGCCAGTTAAGGATTGGGGCGCAGCGTATAACATGTCCGTACCTTCCGGTACAGACTATGAGGTAACGTTCCAGAAAACGCAGGATATCATCCGTAAACGGATTCCGGAAGCTGTTCTGACTACACCAGCAAACTTTGATGCAACCTATGATGCTTTACTGGCTGATTTGGACAAAGCGGGTGCAGTTGAAATGGAGAAACAATTTACGGTTTGGGTTAAGGAACGTGTCTCTCTGTGGACAGGAAAAGACGTAAAATAA